A window from Cardinium endosymbiont of Culicoides punctatus encodes these proteins:
- a CDS encoding ABC transporter ATP-binding protein yields MIQIQNLYKSYQTNGITRKVLDGINFQLEKGDLVALMGQSGAGKSTLLNILGILDDYDAGDYYLNGVHIKNLSIQQASQYRSQLVGFIFQRFHLIPFKTALENVALPLYYQGIENTERRRRAWSILDRVGLADHAHHKPNALSGGQQQRVAIARALVTAPPLILADEPTGALDSSTSYEIMALLKEMNREGNTILIVTHSSQIARQCNSIQEIVDGKIVQ; encoded by the coding sequence ATGATTCAGATTCAGAATTTATATAAATCTTACCAGACCAATGGCATAACTAGAAAAGTTCTTGATGGAATTAACTTCCAATTAGAAAAAGGAGACCTTGTTGCTTTAATGGGGCAGTCTGGTGCTGGGAAATCAACATTATTAAACATTCTTGGTATATTAGATGATTATGATGCAGGTGATTACTATCTAAATGGTGTGCACATAAAAAATCTTTCTATCCAACAAGCTAGTCAATATAGAAGCCAGTTGGTTGGCTTTATTTTTCAACGTTTTCATTTAATTCCTTTTAAAACCGCTTTAGAAAATGTTGCTTTGCCGCTATACTACCAAGGTATAGAAAATACAGAACGTCGTAGACGCGCATGGAGTATATTAGATAGAGTTGGCCTAGCTGACCACGCACATCATAAACCAAATGCCTTATCTGGTGGACAACAACAACGGGTGGCTATTGCACGTGCACTTGTAACAGCACCTCCCTTAATTTTGGCAGATGAACCGACAGGTGCTTTAGATAGCAGTACGTCTTATGAAATAATGGCCTTACTAAAAGAAATGAACAGAGAGGGTAATACGATTCTTATTGTAACCCACTCTTCTCAGATAGCAAGACAGTGTAATAGTATTCAAGAAATTGTAGATGGGAAAATTGTCCAATAA
- a CDS encoding TolC family protein has product MISKKTTMLLRLGILCGMGIVIPGIVYAEKLPQKALTLQEVIEIALKNNVTIQNAQKGKKAYILSNKMKDFTEWFPKARLSFKHDNTWKAKDATFFFQSKPIFSLTWDGKDFFNKIYRAKKRRRENSIQSLEAVKQVSSELQKIVTCYYALALAQKKWGLSNHSIRFAQSTLKDVQEKFKLGMVSKIELLDADLKLKEAKLKILEQQEKLKQQCRNLNLALNKSLDEKILVESDIPIKPIWDIEAITKEKVINLKTSIQEKKVKLAAAELSNTKIRPFTCIEITGNISSQGKTYDIQKRKLLQSAVPEQSLKWGISFDIGSLLFLPAEIKHAKIKLGQEKSKLMQEKLAAEGELETKHWTYHNTIDQHKIQVEKLKVSKQKFLLVKEKYRLNQVKLLDLQRAEQDMQKAEIALIEQAIKVKEAEFALYQLIGMFHI; this is encoded by the coding sequence ATGATTTCAAAAAAAACAACTATGCTTTTGCGTTTGGGTATACTGTGTGGGATGGGTATTGTAATTCCTGGAATCGTGTATGCAGAAAAGTTGCCTCAAAAGGCTCTAACCCTGCAAGAAGTAATAGAGATTGCTCTAAAGAATAATGTAACCATTCAAAATGCTCAAAAGGGTAAAAAAGCATATATTTTATCTAATAAAATGAAGGATTTTACAGAATGGTTCCCTAAAGCAAGGTTGTCTTTTAAACATGATAATACTTGGAAGGCAAAAGATGCTACTTTTTTCTTCCAATCAAAGCCTATTTTTAGTTTAACATGGGACGGAAAGGACTTTTTTAATAAAATTTATCGAGCAAAAAAACGTCGTCGAGAAAATAGTATACAAAGCTTGGAAGCGGTAAAACAGGTGTCTAGTGAGTTACAAAAAATTGTTACTTGCTATTATGCATTGGCCTTAGCGCAAAAAAAATGGGGACTTTCTAATCATTCTATCCGATTTGCTCAATCTACGCTAAAGGACGTACAAGAAAAGTTTAAATTGGGTATGGTATCTAAGATAGAATTATTGGATGCTGATTTAAAATTAAAAGAAGCAAAGCTAAAGATCTTAGAACAACAGGAAAAGCTTAAACAACAATGCAGAAATCTAAACTTGGCACTTAATAAATCACTTGATGAAAAGATATTGGTTGAGTCTGATATTCCTATAAAGCCTATATGGGATATTGAAGCTATTACTAAGGAAAAAGTGATCAACTTAAAGACTTCTATACAAGAAAAAAAAGTAAAACTAGCTGCAGCTGAATTATCTAATACTAAAATACGTCCGTTTACATGTATAGAAATTACTGGTAATATCTCTTCTCAAGGGAAGACATATGATATACAAAAAAGGAAATTACTGCAATCCGCTGTACCCGAACAATCTTTAAAGTGGGGTATATCATTCGATATAGGTTCACTTTTATTTTTACCAGCAGAGATTAAACATGCAAAAATAAAGCTAGGCCAGGAAAAATCTAAACTCATGCAAGAGAAGCTAGCTGCAGAAGGAGAACTAGAAACCAAACATTGGACCTATCATAATACTATAGATCAACATAAAATACAAGTAGAAAAGTTAAAAGTAAGTAAACAAAAATTCCTTCTTGTAAAAGAGAAGTATCGCTTAAATCAAGTAAAGTTACTTGATTTACAAAGAGCTGAGCAAGACATGCAAAAAGCAGAAATTGCATTAATAGAACAAGCTATT